The sequence taataataatttttatttataccccaccctccccggctaGAGCTGGGcttagggcagctaacaccagtaaaatcataataaaaacataatacagaaaaatttaaaatacaggttgaaatgcaatttaaaatgcagcctcattttaaaagtagcccatagatcaaaacagtAAGGCGAAGGAAATGTAAGGgttagactgagtccaaaccaaaggccaggtggaacagctaaACATACATGAATGCTGGCAGTGCAAACAGACACAgcataacacccacccacccacccataacAACAATCTGGAACACCCTCAACCCCCACCACTTCCTGCTGCTTGGCTAATCAGATTTACATCAGCCACATaacagtccttttttttttaaatttgagaGGAAGAATGCAGTACCTAACCATTGATGCAACTAGGCTATGTTGACGAGTATGTTTATGTAAGAATGCCAACACCAAGACAGAGGAATCAGTTTCTGACCATTGGCAGAGTGTAGCTACATCCCACCAGTGCCAGACTTTGGGAtttaaaatttcagtggcaccatgtgaaatgccaaaattcagcatccCCCACCTCTCAACTTCTGTTCTTCATCATGGCTGTGGCGTCTTCTCggcttggcacccagtgtggaCGAACCAGTTTCACTCCCCTAATTCCGCCTCTGATCCCACTGCCTTAAGGAGTGATGGCTAGGGCTGGTGTACTGAACACTTCTGATCCATGAAATCAGAGGAATGACTATGCTAGTGTTGCATGCGCTCCAGTCTCTAAGtggtgagagactccaggggtgcCAAAACTTTCCCAGGTTTGGTTTCTTTGGGATGATGTCACTGGAAATTGTGTTGTTttcaggatatatggttttatttttataaatatatacaatCTGAGCATAAGATGGGAGgagtcacagcattaacactctgGCATTCTGATGTAAAAAATGGAGTTTGGTGTTTGTTacccaactccccaagggactctgaatcccctaagtccatgattggtCAGAGAAAAATGGATAGAGGCtggatccagtggaaagcaaggcagatatttatttttctgttgcaacagaattcCTTCCCCTCCCTAAACAAAAGTGTGCAtcctttaaagacttttgacattACCCAACTCCCTTAGCCCAAAGATCATCTCAATATCATCATATATACATCAtaggaggtggtctacagcagaaatcctgtctgccaggatacctgataatttgtcgctgattgcattacctgggcagcctggccattgtGATGGTTTGGTGATGGTTAAAATTTTAGTTCCTgtatccaggtcacaggctcaccctaatcatacacaaatatgcccttaagacagaatttgtaagcaaaaagacaatgagaaggctttccccatttgcctcccttactatAGAGGAATATTTcaggtcattgggagagtcaaaatgatttCAGGATTACTCTCCTGTACTATGTCAGACACATGGTTTACATATTTAGATATgtatgcatttatgaatatttattatatatttgagaccttagaattcttataactaCCTTGCTTCCCCATTATGTCTCTATGGGTCTGCAAAACCAGAGCTTTGGTTTCAGCACTGAGCATTTCCAGTCTCTGTCTTTCGAGTTTTCAGTTCCCTGCCTATTCTCCTTCTTACAAGATGACCTAGTCTCCATTCAGGTGAGAGGCAAAGACTTGCACCCTTCCTCTGGAAGCACCATTAGCTAGTTGTTCCTATAGAAACATGTGCAGCTCTTTAGTCATGCAAATAGGGTGTTTAACAGTCTTAGCCAGGTCTTAACAAAAGAGACTGACGTGATCCCTCTGCTCGATTCCAACATTACATACTGTATATCAAAATTACAGCCTTGTTTTGTTTGAGAACCATAAGCATCAGCTAAACAAAGCCTCCAATCCTATAGCACAAGATATTACACCTGTATAACATAGAAGAACAGAATTATatctgtttgcattttaacaGAATGAAACCTCGCATTATATCAACATCAAGGGAATTAGAAGCGAGGGCGGGGAATGGGGATCTGTGCAGATCAGGCCTACATCAAGATGTTAGAATGTCCCATTCTTATTCAGATGAATGGTGTATCACACCAATTTCAGGTGAATCCCAACACATGTGTCATTAACTACTCAAACCAGGTTGATGGAATGTAGAAGAAAATGTTTGAAGCTTATATTTTTATTTGAGCAATGAGTGACTAATTTTTATATTCAGTTGTAAGTTATCTCATATTTCTTTCAATATCTAAGAAAGAACGGATATTATTGTTTCAGTGTGAGATATATATAGACACACCCATTCATGAAAATGCACTAGACTGCTTAACAAATTTAAAACGGGCTGATTGATCGATTAAAAATGGCTCTTTCTTTAAAACCCTAAGCATACTTACAATTACAATCCAATTACAATAGGATTAATGCTTTGAAATAGTTCTAAAACTGCTGACCTTTTTCTTCTATAACAAACAAGAGAAGATATTTAGGACTGCAATGGACAAAGcacacattggccatgctggctgagacagaTGGGAGTTGAATTCCAACAACATGGGAACCACATTAACTTCCCCTATTTTGATTGTGTATCAAAACATTCATACACTTTAACATCATTACATACAAAACCCTGCATAAAGGATAACACCACAAATTGTATCCTTAGACAGCTATTTCAATCCTAAAATCTTGGACATAGCGACCTTAATCTCCTTATTCCTCATGCTATATATCACTGGATTCATCATGGGTGGAATCACGGAATATATAACGGCAAAGACCATATTTGTATGTGAGGAGGCATGCTGTATGGGTCTTAGGTAAACAAGTGCTCCACCAGACAGGAACATGGAGAAAACAACGAGGTGGGGAATGCAAGTTGAGAAAGCTTTTTGCCTTCCCTGTGATGAGGGCATTCTCAGAACTGTACTGAAGATCTGGACATAGGTTACAATTATAAAAATAAAGCAGCCAAATGCTATAGCCACACTTAAGAAAAGAAGTGCATTTTCAAGTATGTATAACTTTGAGCAGGAGATCTTTACAAGCTGAGGGACCTCACAGAAGAACTGATCAACAATATTGGAGCAGAATGTCATGGCAAAAGTGCTGCCAGTGTGCAGCACAGCATAGAGAAGACCACTGAGCCATGCACTGCCTGCCATCTGAATGCAGGCACCTTGATTCATAATTGCCTCATACCGTAGTGGATTGCAGATGGCGACATACCGATCATGTGCCATGACAGTGAGGAGGGTGTAATCTGATGCTgcaaaaagcagaaagaaataaaCCTGAGTGACACATCCAGAATAAGAAATCACCCTAGTATTTGAAAGGGAATTTGACATCGATTTGGGTATTGTGACTGAAACTGAGCCAAGATCAGTCACAGCTAAGTTCATCAGGAAGAAATACATAGGAGTGTGAAGGTGATGATCAAGAGCTACTGCGGAAATGATGAGAAGATTTCCTGTGACAGTGGCCAAATAAAAAAGCAAGAACACAAAGAATTGTGTTATCTGCAGTTCTCGAACATTAGAAAACTCCAAGAGCAGAAACGTGTTCACAGAAGTTTGGTTAGACATCTTTTCATCTCTGATTTAAATTGCAAAATGCTCTACGGaaggaaaaaagggaagaaagtTGTTAACATTATTGCATGGTCTAAAGAAGAGTTAACCTCAAGTGCTATTAATTTAAATTGAATTTAGTAATGTCCGTCAGGTGAGATTCAAAAAAGCCAGAGAGCAGAATGTGTTGCAGTAGGTTTCCTATTACTATGAAGTTCTCCTCTCACATAACAATAGCTAAGGAAAATATAAGTTGCTCATGTTAACTAGAATGTGTGAGATAAAGAACATACAACTGTGTCTCCTATAGATCCTGGCATACAGTATATTGTACTTTCATTAAGCTTACATTAAATATGAATTACTTGAGAGAAAAAGATGTAATCATTGTAACATAATACGTAATATTTATACAATAATATACAATATTTATACAATAATGATATATATGAGAACACAGAACAGAGCAGGAGTGGCTGGTATAATGGAGTTGTGCCTTGCTGCCAACTTTTCGACAGTGACATTGTTGCCACTTGCCAGCAAAAAGTGACTCTGCCAATGAGCCCCCCGCCCCCAACGGACTTCCCCACTGTCCTGCCCACCTCCCTATTAGCCTAGTAAGCAACAGCTCaataaagacatctgaaggaagccttgtttagggaagtttttaatgactaatgttttaatgtattttaaatcttttgttgcccagagtgtctgaggagacccagccagatgggtggggtagaaataaattattattattattattattattattattattattattattattaactgtacCACCTTTCCAAGTTAGTCATTCCTGGAATAGAGACAAAACCCGGAATGGTAGTAGTTGTAATAAGCAAAAAGCTTTCTAACAATCCTTAAGAAGCTCTTATTTACAAACACCTACTCAGAATGTCTTTCTGGGTGActgcaaagaagaagagaagcCAGGATTATGTGAGGTTTGGTGCCAAAAGCTTCCTGAAATTTTATCTGAACCAACTCTAATATTTACTCCAAGGATGAGGCACCAGTGGCTCTCCTGTTATTGTTGTTTACCAACTCTCAGtagccccaggcagcatagccaatggtcagggatgatgaaactTAAATttttggagggacacaggtttctTCTTAAACCCAGGTATGGAGTTCTACAAACTCCAAAAACATTCACCACTTGCTTCCCCACATTTCCTTGTTaaatttgaaaacaaacaaacaaacaaacagaagaaaacacCACCTTGATTTAATATAGTTTCAGTCTTTGCTTTTTTTACCCCATGCTCTCGGGCTGAGCATTTTTTAGTCAGTATTTGTGGTTCTAAGAAAGAACCTGTCTTATGGTTTCAGTGATGTGATGTGATATAATGTGAtgtctgtgtgtacacacagacatatacatacacagatagagagagagagagaaagagagaggggggaattcAGATATGACCTAGAGccaataattttgttttgactcttATTGAAAACAAGATTCTTATTTAAGAAATGATATGTGGATTTATGTATACTAACATCATACTTCTAGTTAGCTTTAGGCTGAGAAGATGATCTGCTTTACTCCTCAAGTCCTAACCACAACACACCACACCATAGACAAATGGAGAAAGAATAGATTCATGGATGACAGAGCATGAGGCAAAACATGAAAACTTCTAATAGAATAGCTTAAAAGAATGACTTACTTTTTCATTCATAGAGTCATTTCCCCTTAGCATGAAATCCTTCTCTATACACTCAAGAATATTGTGCTGGCAAAAGCTGTAACTATAATGTTTAAGAGCCAGCCACAAGGTTTGCCAGGAACATCTATAAATACTGGCAAATGAAGATTTATGTTGCTTTGGGGCTTGGGGTGTCTTGCTCTCAAGAGTCCAGCATAACTATGTAGAAGAGGCAAATGTGTTATTGACGTCTAAAAGTTTGGTTTGTGTTTCCAAATTAGTAACAAATGAGCTGAGTTATGATGAAGGAGAAAGTATGATTACTCATGTGAGCTAAACCCATCTCTTTCAttaccttcttcttttttcctgttt comes from Podarcis raffonei isolate rPodRaf1 chromosome 13, rPodRaf1.pri, whole genome shotgun sequence and encodes:
- the LOC128399593 gene encoding olfactory receptor 14I1-like, translating into MSNQTSVNTFLLLEFSNVRELQITQFFVFLLFYLATVTGNLLIISAVALDHHLHTPMYFFLMNLAVTDLGSVSVTIPKSMSNSLSNTRVISYSGCVTQVYFFLLFAASDYTLLTVMAHDRYVAICNPLRYEAIMNQGACIQMAGSAWLSGLLYAVLHTGSTFAMTFCSNIVDQFFCEVPQLVKISCSKLYILENALLFLSVAIAFGCFIFIIVTYVQIFSTVLRMPSSQGRQKAFSTCIPHLVVFSMFLSGGALVYLRPIQHASSHTNMVFAVIYSVIPPMMNPVIYSMRNKEIKVAMSKILGLK